The Streptomyces sp. HUAS MG91 sequence CCGGAAGGTGCCCGGCGACCAGCACGATGGCGCAGGCCAGCAGCGTCTCGGTGATCCGTCCCGCCGACGCCTGCGGTTCGCCGCCCACCATGACGAGGGACAGCACGAGCACGGTGACGACCGCGGTCTGCGCGGCGAAGTGCCGTGTGGCCACGGGGATCAGCGCCCCGCACAGCGCCACGAGCGCGACGAGTCCGGCGGGGCGGGGCAGCAGCGCGGCGAGTCCGGCGAACGCGGCGGCGCCCGCGACGGTTCCGGCGGCCCGGCACAGGACGCGCGAGGCGAGCGGCCCGAGGTCGGGCTTGACGAGGAAGACGGCGGTGGCGGGCAGCCAGTACCAGTGCAGGGGATGGAGTGCCTGGGCGACGGCGGCGCTGGCCCCGAAGGAGAGCCCGACGCGGAGCCCGTACTCGCGCCCGCCGGGCCCGGCCGCTCTGCGCAGCACGGTCCGGGGGCTGTTCCGGTGCCGCGGCTGGGCGGGCGCCCTGCCTCCGTCGAACACCTCGGCGGCCCGCAGCAGCGCCTCGTCGAGCGCGCGCAGGCCCGCGTCGCGGCGGGCGGGCGCGGGCAGCGGCCCCACCGGGGAGCCGGTCCGTACGGCGGCGGCGAGCCGGCGCGGCCCTTCCGCGGCCCGCCCGGGCACGGTCTTTCCGGTCCAGGCCAGCGCGGTGGCGGCCTCGGCGAGCGGGAGCGCGGCGGCGTACTGCGCCCGCAGTTTCCGGGTCGCGGCGCCGCCTCCGCGTCCGCCGCGCAGGGCGTCCTGGGCCTGGTCGAGCGCGGCGGTCAGGGCGGCGCGGCGATTCCGGGAGTCGGTCCGCCCGGCGGCCTCGATGAGCTGGGCCACGGCCTCGTAGACCGCGGCGACGGCGACGCGCTCACCGTCGTAGAGATAGCCGAGTCCGCGGCCGGGGCGGCGGCCCGTCGGCTTTCCGGTGCGGGCGGCGGGCGAGGGCAGTGCGACGCGCAGGGCGATCAGCCAGGCGGCGCCGCCGACGAACAGCAGCGCCCGTTGCCAGCCGGGCTCCGGCAACGGCATCCCGGCGCCGACGGCCACGGTCACCAGTACCTGGGTACCGGCGGCGGACGCGACGGGGCCGACGGCGCTGACCGCGCCGCCGAGGAGCCCGAGCACGGCGAACGCGGCGACGATCACCACGCCGTACCCGACGCCGCCCCCTTCTCCCGCGAACGGGCTGAGGGCCGTCCCGACGATCATGCCCGCGCCACCGGCGAGCGCGGGTCCGCCGAGCCGGGTGAGGGCGGCGAGCCGGGGGCCGGGCCGGTCGTTGACTCCGGCGAGCATGGCGCCGAGGGCGAGCAGGACGCCGCTGGACGGGCTCCCGGCGAGGACACCGGCGAGGAGCAGCGGTCCGGCGGCGAGCGCGCCGCGCAGGACGGCGGGCCACGGGACCGGGGCGCGCTGGGCGCGCAGGGCGTGCCCGAGCCAGGGCGGAAGCGGGCGGCGGGGCAAGACGGGCTCCTGTCGTACACGGGGGTACCGGACGACATCGGCCAGACCTGAACTGGTCCTTCTACGGTAACGGCAGTTCATGGAGGGGAAGGAACGCCCGCATTTCCGCAATGTGACACTTGACCGTGCCCACACCCTCGACCAGTGACGCCCCTCACACGGCCGACGACGCCGGCTGGCCGGACGCCCCCGGCGACACGGCCCTCACGATCCACGTCCCCGAGGCGGACCATCTGGTCCGCACTCCGGCGCGGGCGCATGTGACGGTCCTCTATCCGTTCCTGCCGCTGCCCCGGGTCACCGGGGAGACGGACGGGGCGCTGCGGGAGCTGTTCGCGGCGGTCCCGGCCTTCACTCTCCACTTCGGCGAGCTGTCGCGCTGGCCGGGCGTCCTCTACCTGGCCCCGTCCCCCGCCGGTCCGCTGCGCGCGCTCACCGGGGCGCTGCGGCGGAGGTGGCCGGAAGCGGTCCCCTATCGCGGCGTCTTCGGCGACGCGGGCCTCGACCCGCATCTGACCCTGGCGAGCGGCGCGGGCACCGACGGCATTCCAGACGCCGACTTCGCCCCGCATCTCCCGCTCCGCGCACCGGTCACCGAGGTGCGCCTGATCGTGTCGGACGGGCCCGGAACCCCGTGGCGGGATCTGCGCGCCTATCCGTTGGGCCCGGCTCCGTCGGGAACGCCGCCGTCGGGCACGGCTCCGTCGGGCACGGCCTGACGGGCTTCGGCGACAGCGGCGGCCAGCAGTTCCTCGGCCCGGTCGACGAGTTCGACGAGCCCGAGGCCGGGGTCGCTGACAATGGCGTCGATGTCCCGCAGTCCGGCCCGCTCCAGCAGCCGCTTCTCGTTGGTCACCCATTCCCCGCGGGCGGCGAGCACGGCGTGCGCGGCGGACTGGGCGGCGACGGCGACGGCCCCGACGACCTCGGTCCGCCCGCCCTTCGGCGCGTTCCCGGCCCGCGCGTAGTGCAGGGTGATCCGGGCCCGCCCCCACCACTCCTCGGGCGCGGTGCGGCGCAGCGCTTCCGGGTATCCGTCGGGCTTCGGCGCCGTGCCGCGCAGGACGCGGTTGACGGCGAGTTCGGCGACGACGAGGTAGCTCGGGATCCCGGCGAGGTGGAACATCAGCGGCTCCACCCGGAACCGCCCGGCCTCGGCGTCGGCCAGCACCCGCTCGATGTCGTCGAGATCGCGGTAGTGCACGTCGACGCGCCGCCCCTCGACGCTGAACCATCCCCCGCCGTTGAACACCCCGCCGCCCCACCCGCCGATCTCGCTGGCCTCCCCCTCCCACCCGACCGCCCGCAGATACCGCGGCGCGAACAGCCCCTCGCCGCCCCGGTAGTAGACGGCGGTGTCCCAGTCGCTGTCGGCGGTGTGGGTGCCTTGGGCGCGGGAGCCGCCGAGGGAGACGGCATGGACTCCGGGGAGGGCGGCGAGAGTGTCGGCGAGGCGGTCGAGGAAGGCGGCGTCGGCGGCCGTCGTGGCGTCAGGGGGTACGGGCATGGGGCACAGTATCCAGACACCACCCACACAGTTCGATTGCAGGGTCATCAACCGCATCCGGAACCGGTGGCGTTGGCGAAACAGGACCGGCTGGAACAGGAAGAACCCACGCCCGCGCCCCTGAGCAGGAAGCACATGCCGTCGAAGAGCCCCACAAGACGCGCCGTATCGTATGTATGTACGCATGAGTCCGGGGTAACCGCAGGCGTGCGGGGAGAATTATTCACACGACGAGAGGCAGGACTGGCGGCAATGAGTACCGTGGCAGTTCACGAACAGGCGCACATCACGGCCGGTCAGGTCGAGGCGAGTCTGATCGAGCGCGCCTACGCCGATCCCGCCTCCGTGCGGCCGAAGGACGCCCGCGAACTGGGCAAGCACTTCTTCGACCGTCTCGCCCAGCTCGAAGAGGGCACGCACGAGTACAGCTACGTGCGCAATGTGCTGATCGAGATGAACCTCTCCCTGGTGCGGTACGCGGCCTCGCGCTTCAAGCACCGCGGCCAGGAGGAGATGGAGGACATCGTCCAGGTCGGCACGATCGGTCTGATCAAGGCGATCGACCGGTTCGAGCTGTCCCGCGAGGTCGAGTTCACCTCCTTCGCCGTTCCTTACATCGTCGGTGAGATCAAGCGCTTCTTCCGCGACACGTCGTGGGCCGTGCACGTGCCGCGCCGGCTCCAGGAGGCGCGGATAGAGCTGTCCAAGGCCACCGAGGAGCTGCACACGCGCCTCGGCCGTACGCCCTCGACGGCGGAGCTGGCCGAGCTGATGCAGCTCGACGTGTCGGAGGTCGCCGAGGCGCAGAAGGCGTCCAACGGCTACAACAGCGTCTCCCTCGACGCGGCGGTCAACGGCTCGGACGACGAGTCCGACACCATGCTGGCCGACTTCATCGGCGTCGACGAGGACCGGTTCGAGCTCGTCGAGAACTTCCACTCCCTCGCGCCGCTGGTCGCGGATCTGGACGAGCGGGACCGTCGTCTGATCCATCTGCGCTTCGTCGAGGAGCGCACCCAGCAGGACATCGCCGACGAGCTCGGCTACTCGCAGATGCACGTCTCCCGTCTGATCACCAAGGTCGTGGGCAAGCTCCGCGCCGGTCTGATGGCCGCCGAGTGACAGCCCGCCCCCGAAGTACTGACAAGAAGTACTGACAAGAAGTACTGACAAGAAGTACTGACAAGAAGTACTGACAAAGGCTCTGGCCGCCCGTTCGAACGGGCGGCCAGAGCCTTTTCGGTGGCCGGACGGGCCGGTCACCCGGTGCGGGCGCCCTCCGCCGGGCTCTCCCACACACCCGTCGGCGCCTCGACCACGTCCAGGAACATCTGGTCGGCCTCCGGCCAGCGCTCGTGCACCGTCCGCTTGATGCGTTCGCTGACCAGCTCCAGCTGCTCGCTCTCCAGGCCGGGAACCAGATCGACGCGGGCCGCGACCAGCGTCGAGTCCATGCCGAGGCGCATGATGTGCAGGGCCGCGACGGCCTCGATCTCCGGCTGGGCGTCGAGCAGTTCTTGGATGTCGTGGTGCAGCTGCGGGTCGCCCTCGCCGATCAGCTGGTCCCGGGCGCTGCTTCCGAGGCGGTAGGCGACGAACACCAGCAGGATGCCGATGATCAGCGACGCGGTCGCCTCCCACTCGATGTGGCCCGTGGTGCGGTGCAGCACCAGACCGGCGGCCGCCAGTACGACGCCGATGACGGCGGTGGCGTCCTCGGCGAGCACGGTGCGCAGCGCCGGGTCCGAGCCGATGCCGTCGCCGGGCTGTTTGCGCACCTGGTGCACGGCGCGGGCCAGTGAGGTGCCCTCGGCGAGGAAGGCGACGCCCAGCACCGCGAGCCCGACGACGAACCCGCTCTTCGACTCCTCGGCGCCGCCCTGGGTGAACGCCTCGTACGCCTGGAAGAAGGAGAAGCAGCCGCCCATGACGAAGATCCCGACGGCGGCGAGGAGCGACCAGAAGAACCGCTCCTTGCCGTACCCGAAGGGGTGCTGGCGGTCGGCCGGGCGCCTGCTGCGCCGCAGCGCGGCGAGCAGGAACACCTCGTTGAGGCTGTCGGCGACCGAGTGGGCCGCCTCGGAGAGCAGCGCGGGCGACCCGGCGAAGAGTCCGCCGACCGCCTTGGCGACGGCGATCAGCAGATTCGCGCCGAGTGCCACCAGCACCGTGAACCGCGTCTTGCGATCCTCCGATGAGGGCTCCGGCTCGGATGATGTGTCGGTCGGTGTATCGGTCACGTCGGCATCTCGCAGTCGTCGGGGAGAGGGAAACGCTTGGCAGCGTCCTTCCGGATAACCGGGGCCGATGCCCGTAAACCCGGCACTCCCACCGGCCGACACACCGGTGACTACTGGGCCGCGAGCTGCTTCAGGTCGACCGTGTCGCCGGCCGCGGGCTGCTCCGGCTTCACGGGCTTGTCGTAGTCGGAGAACGTGGTCGTCTCCGGCTCGCTGCCGCCGGTGGTGGTCACCTTGAGGATGTAGGGCTTGCCCTCGGTGGCGACGTAGAGGGTCGACTTCTCGTCCCCCTTGCTCTTGTGCAGGGCCAGCGCCTTCGTCCCGTCGATGGTGCTCGTGTCGCCCTTCTTCAGACCCTTGCGCTCGGACTTGTCCTCGTCCATCGCGGCGAGCAGGCCCTGCTTGTCGCACAGACCGGTGATCTGGTTGTCCTGGGCGGGCATCTTGACCCACTTGTCGGCGACCTTGGGCACGATCTTGTCGGCACCGGGCTGCTGCTTGAGGCTGGTGCGCCAGTACTGCTCGTCGCCCTTCAGATAGAACGTGGCCTTCACATGTCTGACCTCGGCCTTCGCGCCCGACATGGTCACCGTGCCCTGGCAGTTCTTCTCCTGGTCGACCGCGAGGTCGATGACCATCGACTCGCCGCCGCTCTGGCTGACCTTGCCCTTCATGTGCAGGGACTCGGCCGCTTTCGTGGCGGCCACCGCCTTGTCGGCGATCTTGTCCGCGCTGTCCCCCTTGAACGCGTCGTCGCCGTCGTCCCCGCCGCCGCACGCGGCCAGGCCGGTGACGGATATGCCTGCGACCATGCACGCTGCGACTGTCCGCGCGATGCGCATCGGACCGCCTTTCCGCGGGTGCTTCCGCCCCCGCTCACCGAGTGTTCAGGTTGGAGAAACGCCCGGTTACCCCACGCGATCACGGAAACACCCGGACGGCGGCATTCCGCAAAATACTGCCCAAAACAGTGCGGTTTCCGTCAGCCGCGAGCGTTTCGCGCCAACTCAAGGCCCTTGGCCGCCCACCAGGCTCCCGCCACCGGACCGCCCCGGCACGTCCCGTCCGACTCCCCCGGCCGCTTCACCCACAGGTACGCGTCCACCAGCGGGTCCCCGGTGCGCGTGGTCGGCGCCACGCCCAGCGCCCGGCCGGGCGGGTTGCACCACGCGTCGGCGCCCCGGTAGGGGCCGTTGCCGTTCCTGCTGGTGTCGATGACGAGGTGCTTGCCGCCGCCGAGGGCCGTCGCGAGGCGCCGCCCGTAGGCCGATGTCTCGGCGTTCGTACGGTAGTTGGAGACATTCAGCGCCACCCCGTCGGCCTTGCCCACGCCCGCCGCCCGCAGCGCAGCCGCCAGCTGCCACACGTCCGGGATCCAGCTGGCGTTCCCCGCGTCCAGGTAGACCCGGGTGCGCGGGAGCGCCGAGAGCCGGTTCACCGCGTAGGCCAGCAGCGCGTTGCGCTCCTTGGTGTCGGCGCCGGCGCAGCCCGCCACCGTGGAGGCCACCGCGTCCGGCTCCACGATCACGTACGCGGAACGTGAACCGAGGCCCCAGGCAAAGGAGTTGATGTACGCGCGGTAGGCCGCCGCGTCACCGGCACCGCCCGCCGAGTGCAGGCCGCAGTCGCGGTGCGGGATGTGGTACGCGACCAGGACCGGGGTGCGGTGGGCGCGGGTCGCGGTCAGGGTGACGGAGCGGACGGCCGGGCCGGGGTTCGCGCCGTTGAGCCAGGCCGCCTGGGGGCGGGTGGCGATGCGGTCGATGAGGCGGGCGTCGGCCTGCCTGCCCTGCTTGCGGTAGGCCGCCGCCTGGCGGGCCGCCGCCGTGTTCGGGTCCACCCAGAACGTGGCGGCCGGGCCCACCGAGGATGCGGCCGAACCGTCCGAGCGGGCCGGACCCGCCGAGAAGGCCGAACCCTCCGAGCGGGCCGGACCCGCCGAGAAAGCCGAACCCTCCGAGGAGGCAGGCCCCGCCGAGAAGGCAGAACCCGCCAAGGAGGCCGAACCCACCGGGGAGACCGGTCCCGCCGAGAAAGCCGAACCGTCCAAGGGGGCCGGGCCCGCCGGGGAGACCGGTCCCGCCGAGAAAGCCGAACCGTCCAAGGGAACCGGGCCCGCCGAAAAGACCGAACCCCCCGAGAAGGCCGGCCCCGTCGAAGGAACGGCCCCCGTCGAAGCACCCGGACCCCCCGAAGGGCCCGCCACCGTCGCCGGAGTCAGAGTGAGGAACGCGGTCAGCAGAGCGCCCAGGACAGGGCGCGGAGACATGAGCATGGCCGGATGATCGTCGGGGGCCCGGCCCAACAGGCCCCGCGACGGGCCGGGTTGCCCCCGATTGCACTCGTTCGGCCGCGCCCCGCGCCCCGGGTCAGGCGGCGGCCCGCTCCGACCGGCAGATCACGGCGTACAGGCCCGCCGACACCGCGGTCCCGATGAACCACGAGTACGCCGCGACCTCGTCGAAGTACGGCACCAGGGCCAGGACGACGGCGAGCGCCGCCGACGGGACGAAGGCCGCGAGCGCCTTCGGGTTCACGCCCCGGCGGTAGTAGTAGCGCGAGCCCGGCGTCGCGTCGAAGAGCGCGGCGGTGTCGATCCTGCCGCGCTTCACCCAGAAGTAGTCGAGCATGATGACGCCGAACAGCGGGCCCAGGAAGGCGCCGAGGCCGCCCAGGAAGTAGTTCACGACGTTGGGGTTCGAGTACAGGTTCCACGGGGTCACCACGAGCGCCGCCACCGTCGAGATCGCTCCGCCGACCTTGAACGTGATCTTCTGCGGCCAGACGTTCGCCAAGTCGTAGGCCGGGGAGACGAAGTTGGCGACGATGTTCACGCCCATCGTGGCGATGGCGAAGGTCAGCGCGCCGAAGATCAGGACCCAGGTGTTGCCGATCCGGGCGACGAGCATCGCCGGATCGGTGATCGCCTCGCCGAAGACCTCGACGCTGCCCGCCGTCACCACCACCGAAAGGACCACGAACGCCGTGGAGTTGATGGGCAGACCCCAGAAGTTGCCGCGCCGGACGGTCTTGTAGTCGGGCGCGAAGCGCGAGAAGTCGCAGAAGTTGAGCATCAGCGTGCCGTAGGTCGCGAGGATCAGGCCGATCGCGCCGAACCACTGCCGGAACTGCTCGCCCGCCGAGACCGGGTGCGGGGTGGTGGTGAGCGATATCGTCCAGCCCGCCTTCGCCCAGATCCAGACCGCCAGGGCGAGCATCACGACCCAGATCGCGGGGCCGCAGAAGTCCTGGAACTTGCGGACCGACTCCATGCCCTGCGTGATGATCAGGAACTGCACCAGCCACAACGCGAGGAAGGACGCCCAGCCCAGCGCGTGCAGGCCGAGGAAGGAGTGGCGCGTCCACGACTCCATGCCGGGGAACGCGGCGAGCACCATCACGTTCACCGCCACCGACGCCAGATACGTCTGGATGCCGTACCACATGATGGCGATCACGGCCCGGACCAGCGCGGGGATGTTGGCGCCCCAGACGCCGAAGCCGATCCGGCTGACGACCGGGAACGGCACGCCGTGGCGCTGGCCGATGCGGCCCATCGCGTTGCAGCCCGCATAGATGATCACGAAGCCGATGAGCAGCGCCGTGAAGATCTGCCAGGCGTTGAGGCCGAGCACCAACAGGCCTGCCGCGAACGTGTAGTTGCCGAGGTTGTGGACGTCGGACATCCACAGGGCGAAGAGGTCGTAGACCTTCCAGGTGCGTTCCTTGTCGCCCGCGGGCGCCAGGTCCTCGTTGACCAGACGGGGGTCGGGGACGAAGTCACCGCCGCTCCACGACGACGCCTTCACCGGTTCGGCCACGGACATGAGAGCCTCCTGGGTCCTGGGACACCACTTTGGTATACCAAAGCGCCGCCATGGTCCCGCTCGCGGCAACTCCCGGCAATATCCGCGCAGTTACGTCTCGGTAAATCACCGCGGCGCGGATCGGCGAGGATGGGGGCATGAGGACGCCTGAACCCCTGGGGGCGGTGCGCGAGCGCGTGCTCGGCGCGTTGCGCGACGACATCGTCGCCGGCCGGCTGCGGCCCGGTGACCGGCTGGTCGAGCGGGAGCTGGCCGAGCGGTTCGGGGTGTCACGGGTGCCGGTGCGCGAGGCCGTACGGGCGCTGGTCGCCGAGGGGTTCGTCACCTTCGACACGCCCCGGCGCGCGGTCGTGCGCACGCTCACCCGCGCCGATGTCGCCGAACTCTTCGAGCTGCGGGAGGCATTGGAGGTCTACGCGGCCGGGCTCGCCGCCGAGCGGGCGACCGGGGACGACCTGGCGCGGCTCGCCCTGCTGCTCGACCGCGCCGCCGGGGCGACCCGCGCGGACGACGCCGAGACGCTGACCGAGGTCAACTCCCTCTTCCACGACGACCTGCTCGCCCTGGCCGGCAACGGCCTCCTCGTCACCGTCATGCAGCCGGTCGCCGGGCGCCTGCGCTGGCTGACCCGGCGCAACGAGGAGTGGCCGCAGCAGCTCGCCGAGCACCGTGAGCTGTACGCGGCCGTGGCCGCCGGGGACGCGGAGCGGGCGCGGGCGGTGGCGCTGGCCCACGTACGGACCAACTACCGCTCCACGGTGCGCCACCTCTTCGGAGACGCGGACGGGGCGCCGGGCCCGGCGTGACTCACTCCGGCCTGATGGTCCGCATCCGCCCGTACGCGTACACGCATCCGGCGAGCGCCAGGTCGGACAGGAGCATGAAGCCGATGGAGTACGAGTCCTTGGCGCTGTAGATGGCGCCCATGACGAGCGGCGGGACGAAGCCGCCGAGGCCGCCCATCGCGCCGACGATGCCGGTGACCGAGCCGACCTGCGGCTGCGGGGTGACCTGCGAGACGAGGGCGAAGACGGAGCCGCTCGCGGTGCCGAGGCCCGCCGCCATCAGCAGGAAGCAGATCGTACCCATCGGGTTCAGCTGCGGGTCGAACGCCTGGAGGATCGCGAAGAGGGCGACGACGGCAAGGGCGCAGGAGGTGACGACGGCCGGGTGGACGCGGTCCGAGAGCCAGCCGCCGATCGGCCGGAAGATGACGGTGACCAGGGCGAAGCCGGCGGCCTTGGTGCCCGCGTCGGTGGGGCTGAGCTCGTACCAGGTCTTCAGGTACGTCGGCAGGTACACGCCGAAGGCGACGATGCCGCCGAAGCCGATCGCGTAGAGGGCGGAGAGTTCCCAGGTGACGCGGAGCCGGCCCGCGGAGCCGAGCCGCTTGCCCAGGGACGTCGTGGGGATCGTCCGGTCGGGGTGGTCGGTGATGAGGGCGGCCGCCAGGACCGCGTACGCGGCCAGCGCGATGGCGACGACGATGAACGGCAGGTTCTCGCCGTGCTTGGCGATGCGCGGCGTGAAGTAGCCGGACAGGGCGACGCCGCCCATGCCCATGCCGAAGATGCCGAGCGCGAGGCCGCGGTGGGCGGGCGGGAACCAGGAGTTCACCAGCGGGATGCCGATGGCGAAGGTGGTGCCGCCGAGGCCCAGCAGGAAGCCCACGAGGATCATCGCGAGGAAGTTGTGCCGGGCCGGGATCACGAGCAGCACGGGGATGATGGTGAGCGCCGAGATCAGCGGGAACAGCAGCTTGGCGCCGTAGCGGTCGGTGAGGGCGCCGACCGGGATGCGGCCGAGCGAGCCGACGAGCACGGGCACCGCGACGAGGAAGGACTGGGCGAACGAGCTGAGGCCCAGGTCCGAGCCGAAGACACCGGCGAGCGGCGCGATCAGGTTCCAGGCCCAGAAGGTGAGCGCGAAGCCCACCGTGGCCACGGCCAGGTTGCGGTAGGCGGCGACCGGGGGCTTGGGGTGCTGCGGAGTCTCCGTTGGCGTCACCCTCTCACGCTAGGAAGGGTGACCTGTCCGCACCTGATCTGTTGCTCCGTTCGGTGGCGGGCGCACCGGCGGGCCGCGCCGCCCGCCGACCGAACGCGCCGCCTACGACGACGGCCCCGTGACGTGTTCCGAGGGTTACGTGAACGCGGCTCCCAGCGCCACGAACACGCAGATCAGGATGAACAGGAGGGCGAGCAGCGGCCACACGAAGCGCAGGTAGCGGTCGTAGCCGACCTTGGCGAGTGCCACGCCGCCGATGGTGACGGCGGTGGTCGGCACCCACAGGTTCATCCAGCCGCTGGCCGCCTCCCAGGCGGTGACGACGACCGCGCGCGAGACGCCGGCGAAGTCGGCGAGCGGGGCGAGGATCGGCATGGCGAGGGTGGCGTGCCCGGACGTGGACGGGATGAGGAAGGCCAGCGGCAGGTTCACGACGAAGACGATGATCGCGAAGATGCCGGATGAGGTGCCCTTCACGACGCCCTCGATGGCGTGCAGCACGGTGTCGGTGATCTTCGAGTTGTTCATGATCACGGTGACGCCGCGGGCCAGCAGGATGACCAGCGCGGGCGAGACGAAGTCGGCGGCGCCCTGGATGATCGTGGAGCTGATCTTCTGCTCCCCCATCCGTGCGACCAGCCCGACGAGCACGGCCGCGCACAGGAACAGCGCCGCGAGCTGCGGGAAGGACCAGCCGAGCTCGAAGCCGTACGGGGTCGCGTCCGCGTCGCCGGTCAGGGCGCTCGCCCAGGGCACGACCGAGAAGATCATGAAGGCGAAGACGAGGGCCGTGACGACGAGGACGGCCCGGTGCAGCCGGGTCAGCTCGGGCACCTCCCCCTCGGCGGCGTCCGAGGTCTCGCGGTCCCCCGGCAGGAACCCGGAGAGCGAGCGGTCCGGGTTCTTCTGCACGCGCCGCGCGTACCGGATGACGTAGGCGACCGTCACCGCGGTGAGCACCACCCACATCACGAAGCGGAGCACGATGCCGTCGCCGAGGGAGATGTCGGCGGCGGAGGAGGCGACGCCGGTCGCGAACGGGTTGACCGTCGAGCACAGCACGCCGACCCCGGCGCCGAGGATGATCGCGCCGACCGCCGTCATCCGGTCGTAGCCGAGCGCGAGCATCAGCGGCACGATCAGGCCGTAGAACCCGAGGGTCTCCTCGGCGAAGCCCTCGACCGTGCCGAGCACCGAGAAGACCACCATGACACCGGCGATGAGCAGCGCCCCGCGCGAGCGCAGCCGGTGGGCGAGCAGGCCGATGCCGCGGTCGAGGGCGCCGGTCGCGAAGACGACGGTGATGAACGCGCCGATGGCGAGGACGAACAGGAAGACCCCGGCGCTGCCGTACAGGTCACCGGAGTTGTCGGGGCCGACGAGCGAGGTTTTGGCGTCCTGGATGCCGTAGAGGCCGTTGACCGGGGAGAGGAAGAGGTCGTTGAGGCGGTCGACGAAGGACTGGCCGGAGGGGACGCGGTGGTAGGTGCCCTCGACCGGGGCGCCGGCGTCGTTGCGGTCGTACTGGCCGGAGGGGATCAGGAAGGCCAGCAGCCACACCGCGATCGTGACGACGGCGAGCACGGTGAGGGCGCTGGGGAAGGTGAACTTCCGTTTCTTCTCCGGCGGGGAGGTCTCCGGCGGCTGTGCCGTCGCGGTGCTCATGCCCGGCCCTCGCGCGTGAAGTCCGCCGCGTACTCGGTGACGAACGCGCACATCGCGACGACCGTGGCGCGCAGCTCGGACAGCAGGACGCGCTCGTTCGGCGCGTGCAGGTTGCACTGGTTGTCCTGGGCGCCGAAGAGCAGCACCTCGGCCTGCGGGGCGGCCTGGG is a genomic window containing:
- a CDS encoding FUSC family protein — protein: MPRRPLPPWLGHALRAQRAPVPWPAVLRGALAAGPLLLAGVLAGSPSSGVLLALGAMLAGVNDRPGPRLAALTRLGGPALAGGAGMIVGTALSPFAGEGGGVGYGVVIVAAFAVLGLLGGAVSAVGPVASAAGTQVLVTVAVGAGMPLPEPGWQRALLFVGGAAWLIALRVALPSPAARTGKPTGRRPGRGLGYLYDGERVAVAAVYEAVAQLIEAAGRTDSRNRRAALTAALDQAQDALRGGRGGGAATRKLRAQYAAALPLAEAATALAWTGKTVPGRAAEGPRRLAAAVRTGSPVGPLPAPARRDAGLRALDEALLRAAEVFDGGRAPAQPRHRNSPRTVLRRAAGPGGREYGLRVGLSFGASAAVAQALHPLHWYWLPATAVFLVKPDLGPLASRVLCRAAGTVAGAAAFAGLAALLPRPAGLVALVALCGALIPVATRHFAAQTAVVTVLVLSLVMVGGEPQASAGRITETLLACAIVLVAGHLPGPGAHRGGGVRVRVAAAREAAHAYVRYVLSEDSGRPQDRARRWALRREAYRTLAQARAAVDLAAAELPVVARHSDGARRVTVVLERLVDTTTACAVQVDDTGSVPPQCAQRIGGLLAELAA
- a CDS encoding 2'-5' RNA ligase family protein; the protein is MPTPSTSDAPHTADDAGWPDAPGDTALTIHVPEADHLVRTPARAHVTVLYPFLPLPRVTGETDGALRELFAAVPAFTLHFGELSRWPGVLYLAPSPAGPLRALTGALRRRWPEAVPYRGVFGDAGLDPHLTLASGAGTDGIPDADFAPHLPLRAPVTEVRLIVSDGPGTPWRDLRAYPLGPAPSGTPPSGTAPSGTA
- a CDS encoding nucleotidyltransferase domain-containing protein gives rise to the protein MPVPPDATTAADAAFLDRLADTLAALPGVHAVSLGGSRAQGTHTADSDWDTAVYYRGGEGLFAPRYLRAVGWEGEASEIGGWGGGVFNGGGWFSVEGRRVDVHYRDLDDIERVLADAEAGRFRVEPLMFHLAGIPSYLVVAELAVNRVLRGTAPKPDGYPEALRRTAPEEWWGRARITLHYARAGNAPKGGRTEVVGAVAVAAQSAAHAVLAARGEWVTNEKRLLERAGLRDIDAIVSDPGLGLVELVDRAEELLAAAVAEARQAVPDGAVPDGGVPDGAGPNG
- a CDS encoding SigB/SigF/SigG family RNA polymerase sigma factor — translated: MSTVAVHEQAHITAGQVEASLIERAYADPASVRPKDARELGKHFFDRLAQLEEGTHEYSYVRNVLIEMNLSLVRYAASRFKHRGQEEMEDIVQVGTIGLIKAIDRFELSREVEFTSFAVPYIVGEIKRFFRDTSWAVHVPRRLQEARIELSKATEELHTRLGRTPSTAELAELMQLDVSEVAEAQKASNGYNSVSLDAAVNGSDDESDTMLADFIGVDEDRFELVENFHSLAPLVADLDERDRRLIHLRFVEERTQQDIADELGYSQMHVSRLITKVVGKLRAGLMAAE
- a CDS encoding cation diffusion facilitator family transporter, with translation MTDTPTDTSSEPEPSSEDRKTRFTVLVALGANLLIAVAKAVGGLFAGSPALLSEAAHSVADSLNEVFLLAALRRSRRPADRQHPFGYGKERFFWSLLAAVGIFVMGGCFSFFQAYEAFTQGGAEESKSGFVVGLAVLGVAFLAEGTSLARAVHQVRKQPGDGIGSDPALRTVLAEDATAVIGVVLAAAGLVLHRTTGHIEWEATASLIIGILLVFVAYRLGSSARDQLIGEGDPQLHHDIQELLDAQPEIEAVAALHIMRLGMDSTLVAARVDLVPGLESEQLELVSERIKRTVHERWPEADQMFLDVVEAPTGVWESPAEGARTG
- a CDS encoding glycoside hydrolase family 6 protein, with amino-acid sequence MDPNTAAARQAAAYRKQGRQADARLIDRIATRPQAAWLNGANPGPAVRSVTLTATRAHRTPVLVAYHIPHRDCGLHSAGGAGDAAAYRAYINSFAWGLGSRSAYVIVEPDAVASTVAGCAGADTKERNALLAYAVNRLSALPRTRVYLDAGNASWIPDVWQLAAALRAAGVGKADGVALNVSNYRTNAETSAYGRRLATALGGGKHLVIDTSRNGNGPYRGADAWCNPPGRALGVAPTTRTGDPLVDAYLWVKRPGESDGTCRGGPVAGAWWAAKGLELARNARG
- a CDS encoding NCS1 family nucleobase:cation symporter-1 is translated as MSVAEPVKASSWSGGDFVPDPRLVNEDLAPAGDKERTWKVYDLFALWMSDVHNLGNYTFAAGLLVLGLNAWQIFTALLIGFVIIYAGCNAMGRIGQRHGVPFPVVSRIGFGVWGANIPALVRAVIAIMWYGIQTYLASVAVNVMVLAAFPGMESWTRHSFLGLHALGWASFLALWLVQFLIITQGMESVRKFQDFCGPAIWVVMLALAVWIWAKAGWTISLTTTPHPVSAGEQFRQWFGAIGLILATYGTLMLNFCDFSRFAPDYKTVRRGNFWGLPINSTAFVVLSVVVTAGSVEVFGEAITDPAMLVARIGNTWVLIFGALTFAIATMGVNIVANFVSPAYDLANVWPQKITFKVGGAISTVAALVVTPWNLYSNPNVVNYFLGGLGAFLGPLFGVIMLDYFWVKRGRIDTAALFDATPGSRYYYRRGVNPKALAAFVPSAALAVVLALVPYFDEVAAYSWFIGTAVSAGLYAVICRSERAAA
- a CDS encoding GntR family transcriptional regulator, with amino-acid sequence MRTPEPLGAVRERVLGALRDDIVAGRLRPGDRLVERELAERFGVSRVPVREAVRALVAEGFVTFDTPRRAVVRTLTRADVAELFELREALEVYAAGLAAERATGDDLARLALLLDRAAGATRADDAETLTEVNSLFHDDLLALAGNGLLVTVMQPVAGRLRWLTRRNEEWPQQLAEHRELYAAVAAGDAERARAVALAHVRTNYRSTVRHLFGDADGAPGPA